The stretch of DNA AGCGTTACTCTATGAACTTCTACGCAAGTCATCAGCGGCCACTCCAGCGGCGGAGCTACACTGGCCGCCCAAGCGGACCTGCTGAAGGTCAGCTAAGGGTCAATGGACTAAACCGCTCGCGCGGTAGGACACTGCGGCGGGCGCTGCGGCCAATGGGATAGCGCGGCGGGGCGTCCTGTCTTGAGATGAGGGGTTCGCAACCTCCATCAAGACAGGAGCATCCCTCATGACCGATAAGGCCATAAGCCCGCTGCGGCAGCGCATGATCGAAGACATGACGATCCGCAAGTTGGCGCCGAAGACCCAACATGACTACGTGCAAAGGGTCAAGAACTTCGCGGCGTTTCTCGGGCGATCACCGGATACGGCGACGTTCGAGGACGTGCGCCGCTACCAGCTGCATCTGGCGGCGAGCGGTGTTGGTGTGCCGACCATCAATCAGACCGTATCGACGCTGCGGTTCTTCTTTAAGGTCACACTCAAGCGCCACGAGATCGTCGAGCACACCCATGTCATTCACGAGCCGCGCAAGCTGCCGGTGGTTCTCAATCCCGGGGAAGTGGCGCGGCTGCTCTATGCCGCACCCGGGCTCAAGTACAAGGCAGCGCTGAGCGTGGCCTACGGCGCCGGCCTGCGCGCCGCCGAGGTGGTCTCGCTCAAGATATCCGACATCGACAGCAAGCGAATGATCATCCGCGTGGAGCAGGGCAAAGGCGGCAAGGACCGTAACGTCATGCTCTCGCCGAGCCTGCTCGACCTGCTGCGGACCTGGTGGCGGGCGGCGCAGCCTCGGGGTTGGCTGTTTCCAGGCCGCGATCCAGCGCAGCCGATGACCACGCGCCAGCTCAATCGCGCCTGTCATGCCGCCGCCCAGATGGCGGAGATCAACAAGCCCGTCTCGCTGCACACCTTGCGGCACAGCTTCGCCACCCACCTGCTCGAGCAGAACATCGATGTCCGCGTGATCCAGGTGCTGCTCGGTCACGCCAAGCTCGACACCACGGCGCTCTATACGCGGGTCGCCACCAAGACAATCAGCGAGGTCATGAGCCCGCTGGAGCATATCGCGGTCAAGCTCAAGGAGATCCGGCCACCCGGCTGAGGCAAGAGCGCGCGTGTCGCGCCCGGCTTTGGAGGTTGCGGATATCTTCCGCTGCCATGGCCCGGCATGGCGTCAAGCCAATGCCGGCCATGTCAGCCCCGAACAACTGAAGGTGATGTCGGCAATCGAGAGCTGCCGCACGGTAGCCCTCGGCGGCCATGTCGCGCGCTGCGAGGACTGCGCCTATACGACCATCGCGTACAACTCCTGCCGCAACCGGCAC from Bradyrhizobium sp. AZCC 1693 encodes:
- a CDS encoding tyrosine-type recombinase/integrase — translated: MTDKAISPLRQRMIEDMTIRKLAPKTQHDYVQRVKNFAAFLGRSPDTATFEDVRRYQLHLAASGVGVPTINQTVSTLRFFFKVTLKRHEIVEHTHVIHEPRKLPVVLNPGEVARLLYAAPGLKYKAALSVAYGAGLRAAEVVSLKISDIDSKRMIIRVEQGKGGKDRNVMLSPSLLDLLRTWWRAAQPRGWLFPGRDPAQPMTTRQLNRACHAAAQMAEINKPVSLHTLRHSFATHLLEQNIDVRVIQVLLGHAKLDTTALYTRVATKTISEVMSPLEHIAVKLKEIRPPG